A single genomic interval of Chryseobacterium paludis harbors:
- the murD gene encoding UDP-N-acetylmuramoyl-L-alanine--D-glutamate ligase, with product MKIVVLGGGESGCGAAYLAKKKGLEVFLSDKGTIKDNYKQFLTENNIEFEEGNHDEERVLNADWIVKSPGIPKKADIIYKIHQKGIRLSSEIEFASEFTNAKIIAITGSNGKTTTTSLIYYILKNDGLKVGLGGNIGYSFAKQVADENHEYYVLEVSSFQLDDIQNFRPYISLLLNLSQDHLDQYNYNYEEYALAKFRIAENQENDNFFIYNKDDEMSKNILEKLEIKAKMIPFSTKEKLSEGGFIDNDSIIVKLKDAFSMKIDELSLLGNHNVANSLAASMASKILNVNNESIRNSLMTFQAVEHRLEFVSEIDGVKYINDSKATNVNATYYALESMKAPTVWIVGGQDKGNDYSEIEDLVKRKVKAIVCLGIDNQKIINFFKDKKEFIYDTSSMEEAVKISKSIAKNGDTVLLSPCCASFDLFKSYEDRGRQFKEQVLK from the coding sequence ATGAAAATAGTTGTTTTAGGGGGTGGGGAAAGTGGCTGTGGAGCCGCTTATTTAGCTAAAAAGAAAGGTTTGGAAGTATTTCTTTCAGACAAAGGAACTATTAAGGATAACTATAAGCAGTTTCTGACCGAAAACAACATTGAATTTGAAGAAGGAAATCACGATGAGGAAAGAGTTTTAAATGCAGACTGGATCGTAAAGAGTCCAGGAATTCCGAAAAAAGCAGATATTATTTATAAAATTCATCAGAAAGGAATCAGACTTTCCTCTGAAATAGAATTTGCTTCAGAATTCACCAATGCTAAAATAATTGCTATTACAGGAAGTAATGGAAAAACAACAACGACTTCATTAATCTACTACATTCTTAAAAATGATGGATTAAAGGTGGGTCTGGGTGGAAATATCGGTTACAGTTTTGCCAAGCAGGTAGCTGATGAGAATCATGAATATTATGTATTGGAAGTAAGTTCTTTCCAATTGGATGATATTCAAAATTTCAGGCCTTATATTTCTTTGCTTTTGAATTTGTCACAGGATCACCTGGATCAATATAATTACAATTATGAAGAGTATGCTTTAGCGAAATTCAGAATTGCTGAAAATCAGGAAAATGACAATTTCTTTATCTACAATAAAGATGATGAAATGAGTAAAAACATTCTTGAAAAATTAGAAATTAAAGCGAAGATGATCCCTTTTTCAACAAAAGAAAAACTGTCTGAAGGAGGTTTTATTGATAACGATAGTATTATAGTAAAATTAAAGGACGCTTTCTCAATGAAAATTGATGAGCTTTCTTTATTAGGCAATCATAATGTTGCCAACAGCTTGGCAGCCTCGATGGCTAGTAAAATACTGAATGTCAACAATGAAAGCATTAGAAATTCATTAATGACATTTCAGGCTGTAGAACATAGGCTGGAATTTGTTTCCGAAATTGATGGAGTAAAATATATCAATGACAGCAAAGCAACCAACGTTAATGCTACTTATTATGCCTTAGAAAGCATGAAAGCACCAACTGTTTGGATTGTAGGAGGACAGGATAAAGGAAACGACTATTCAGAGATTGAAGATCTTGTTAAAAGAAAAGTAAAAGCAATCGTATGTTTAGGAATTGATAATCAAAAAATTATAAACTTCTTTAAAGATAAAAAAGAGTTTATATATGATACCTCAAGCATGGAAGAAGCGGTGAAAATATCAAAATCAATTGCAAAAAACGGAGATACTGTTTTACTTTCTCCTTGTTGTGCAAGTTTTGACCTTTTCAAAAGCTATGAAGATAGAGGCCGACAATTTAAAGAGCAAGTATTAAAATAA
- a CDS encoding FtsW/RodA/SpoVE family cell cycle protein, with protein sequence MNEQDTENRFEFLKGDKVLWMVILVISIFSIFPVYSASSNLEYIVNNGTTTGHVIKHMFFVVLGLGIMRLVGTVKYEYIGKLSSILLGLMIILLVITMFTGQTIDGASASRWLKIPGTPISFQPSSFAFLMLVIYLCRYLTKKITRERLPIENIMYIFGPILLVFVLVAKDNGSTALMILMVSVIVLIIGQLHWKYIAGFISSSFIAIVLFLLIALNTNLIGGNRVHTWMSRVETFTSSKAKSADVDDESVKAKNYQVMQAKAAIVHGGITGMGPGKSALKQMLPQSASDFIFAVIVEEYGVIGAAFLISMYLIMVIRIVMIASKMPAFFGSLLVLSLGVMIFIQLSVNIAVAINLIPVTGQPLPLISYGGTSMLVTYLQLGIILNISSRIQIYDEEGMGKKQSIAEINDIA encoded by the coding sequence ATGAACGAACAGGACACAGAAAACAGATTTGAATTTCTAAAGGGCGATAAGGTACTTTGGATGGTCATTCTTGTGATCTCCATATTCTCTATTTTCCCTGTATATTCAGCAAGTTCGAATCTGGAATATATTGTTAATAACGGGACTACAACCGGTCACGTTATCAAGCATATGTTCTTTGTTGTCCTGGGTTTAGGAATTATGAGATTAGTGGGAACTGTAAAATATGAATACATAGGAAAGCTCAGCAGTATACTGCTTGGTCTGATGATTATTCTATTGGTTATCACCATGTTTACGGGACAAACAATCGATGGTGCCAGTGCATCCAGATGGTTGAAAATCCCGGGAACACCGATCTCTTTTCAGCCTTCATCATTTGCCTTTCTCATGTTGGTTATTTATCTGTGCAGATATTTAACAAAAAAAATAACAAGAGAAAGACTTCCGATAGAAAACATTATGTACATCTTCGGACCAATTCTACTTGTTTTTGTATTGGTTGCAAAAGATAATGGATCTACCGCATTAATGATTTTAATGGTATCGGTCATTGTTTTAATTATTGGCCAGCTTCATTGGAAATACATTGCCGGATTTATATCATCCTCTTTTATTGCAATTGTTTTATTTCTGTTGATTGCTCTGAATACCAATTTAATAGGTGGAAACCGTGTTCACACATGGATGAGCCGTGTAGAAACATTTACATCCAGTAAGGCAAAATCTGCAGACGTAGACGACGAAAGTGTAAAGGCAAAAAATTATCAGGTGATGCAAGCCAAAGCCGCTATCGTTCATGGTGGAATTACAGGAATGGGACCCGGAAAAAGTGCTTTAAAACAAATGCTTCCACAGTCTGCATCTGACTTTATATTCGCTGTAATTGTTGAAGAATATGGGGTAATTGGTGCAGCATTTCTGATTAGTATGTATCTGATAATGGTTATAAGGATCGTGATGATAGCCAGTAAGATGCCCGCATTTTTTGGGTCCTTACTCGTTCTCAGTCTCGGGGTCATGATTTTTATACAGCTTTCAGTAAATATTGCTGTAGCGATTAATCTGATCCCAGTTACCGGACAGCCATTACCTTTAATAAGTTATGGGGGAACCTCTATGTTGGTTACCTATTTGCAGTTAGGAATTATTTTAAATATAAGCTCAAGGATACAGATTTATGATGAAGAAGGAATGGGTAAAAAACAAAGTATTGCAGAAATAAATGATATCGCTTAG